One Methanohalophilus mahii DSM 5219 genomic window carries:
- a CDS encoding glutaredoxin family protein → MSEIIVYTTDVCPKCARLKATLKENNVQFEEADMTSAEALTELRINGVFTSEAPVLQIGDDFLTSDNIFKGSDVDMDVLQDWIY, encoded by the coding sequence ATGTCTGAAATTATTGTCTATACCACCGATGTCTGCCCGAAATGTGCCCGTCTGAAAGCGACGCTAAAAGAGAATAATGTACAGTTTGAAGAAGCAGATATGACCTCTGCGGAAGCACTTACAGAACTGCGCATAAATGGTGTCTTTACAAGTGAAGCACCAGTATTGCAGATAGGGGATGATTTCCTTACATCTGACAACATATTCAAAGGTAGTGATGTGGATATGGACGTCCTTCAGGATTGGATTTACTAA
- the nrdD gene encoding anaerobic ribonucleoside-triphosphate reductase, which translates to MPKVRTTDGHMVEWDRNIVVNQLLKETSLSERFHGIPAVTRDEALVIAKETEKRIRSMNLRFLSGPLIREVVNMVLIERNDVEWRNISTRVGTPVYDACEIDMGTGFEAKENANLQENAETSHKKKADKISKEQYLLLLPPKLSDLHLNGDLHIHDLEYMGTRAFCQDWDLRYFFYYGLMPDGSGAKASVAGPAMKAEVAVLHAVKALGSAQTNFAGGQGFYNFLTFLAPFLEGKSYKEIEQLMQMFVYEMTQMMVARGGQLVFSSVQLSPGVPKLWRDKPAVYRGRVWDGSDGSDVRVYGEYEREVRLGFQALMNVMLEGDYWGKPFNFPKPEISIEPDFMEEDEMFNRAHPELPTYDDLYNLTFELTAKFGTPYFDNQLPPYRGAGEGISCYQCCAYQFSANAEDDDEFEEKLNFTDGKHFSMGSWQVVSLNCPRAAYEAQGDDKELFARLKGLMDRAIEVFHTKLKWMTPIIESGRMPFATQQPKDPVTGKKGAVAVDMDSLVFTIGVVGINEMVQYHTGSQMHESKEAFKVAVRAMTEMEMHARKISEEHGIEIALARTPAETTCQRFGVSDLLHDEYREKAASVLKGDVESSVSRLKETHDLPVYYTNGTHAPPGADLSLMERINVEHVFFPIVDGGNIMHIWLGEGSPDAKGLKDFTMHLARNTQTGYFAFTKDMTVCMNDFHMMSGLQDCCENCNSDNVEHLSRVTGYIQSVGGWNAAKKQELADRMRYGSPDMR; encoded by the coding sequence ATGCCTAAAGTCAGGACCACTGATGGGCATATGGTTGAATGGGACCGCAATATCGTTGTAAACCAGTTGCTGAAAGAAACCTCTCTCAGTGAACGTTTCCATGGTATCCCGGCCGTTACTCGCGATGAGGCCCTTGTCATAGCAAAGGAAACGGAAAAAAGGATTCGTAGTATGAACCTCAGGTTCCTTTCCGGCCCGCTCATCAGGGAAGTTGTTAATATGGTCCTGATTGAGCGCAATGATGTGGAATGGCGTAATATTTCCACCAGGGTAGGTACTCCTGTTTATGATGCCTGCGAGATCGATATGGGTACCGGCTTTGAAGCCAAGGAAAATGCCAATCTCCAGGAGAATGCGGAAACCTCCCATAAGAAGAAAGCCGATAAGATCTCTAAGGAACAATATCTTTTACTCCTGCCACCCAAACTTTCCGACCTTCACCTGAATGGTGATTTGCATATCCATGACCTGGAATACATGGGAACCCGGGCTTTCTGTCAGGACTGGGATTTGAGGTATTTCTTCTATTATGGTCTCATGCCGGATGGTTCCGGTGCCAAGGCCAGTGTTGCAGGTCCTGCAATGAAAGCCGAAGTCGCGGTGCTTCATGCGGTAAAAGCTCTGGGTAGTGCCCAGACGAATTTTGCCGGCGGTCAGGGATTTTATAACTTCCTTACGTTCCTTGCGCCATTTTTAGAGGGTAAGTCCTACAAGGAGATCGAACAGCTGATGCAGATGTTCGTTTATGAGATGACTCAGATGATGGTAGCCCGGGGAGGACAGCTCGTCTTTTCCTCCGTACAGCTTTCTCCCGGGGTTCCAAAACTCTGGAGAGATAAACCTGCAGTTTATCGCGGACGTGTCTGGGATGGTTCTGATGGTAGTGACGTTAGGGTTTATGGTGAGTATGAAAGGGAGGTCCGTCTTGGCTTCCAGGCGCTTATGAATGTCATGCTTGAAGGTGACTACTGGGGTAAACCCTTTAATTTCCCCAAACCGGAGATATCCATTGAGCCTGATTTCATGGAAGAGGACGAGATGTTCAATCGTGCCCATCCGGAACTTCCGACCTATGATGATCTTTATAACCTGACATTCGAACTTACCGCCAAGTTTGGTACTCCTTACTTTGATAACCAGCTTCCTCCTTACAGGGGTGCAGGTGAAGGAATCTCCTGTTACCAGTGCTGTGCCTATCAGTTTTCTGCAAATGCAGAAGATGATGATGAATTTGAAGAAAAGCTCAACTTCACGGACGGAAAGCACTTTTCCATGGGTTCATGGCAGGTTGTTTCCCTGAATTGCCCAAGGGCTGCCTACGAGGCACAGGGGGATGACAAGGAACTATTTGCAAGGCTTAAGGGTTTGATGGACAGGGCAATTGAGGTATTCCATACCAAACTCAAATGGATGACCCCGATCATTGAATCCGGCAGGATGCCTTTTGCCACCCAGCAGCCCAAGGACCCGGTTACCGGCAAGAAAGGTGCTGTTGCTGTTGATATGGATAGTCTTGTGTTTACCATCGGTGTGGTGGGTATCAATGAGATGGTCCAGTACCATACAGGTTCCCAGATGCATGAGTCAAAAGAGGCTTTCAAGGTTGCTGTCAGGGCAATGACAGAAATGGAAATGCATGCCCGCAAGATCTCTGAGGAACATGGAATTGAGATAGCCCTTGCAAGAACACCTGCTGAAACCACCTGCCAGAGATTTGGTGTTTCTGACCTGCTTCATGATGAGTACAGGGAAAAGGCTGCTTCGGTTCTCAAGGGAGATGTGGAATCCTCGGTTTCCAGACTCAAGGAAACACACGATTTGCCTGTGTATTACACTAATGGTACACATGCACCACCGGGCGCAGACCTGTCCCTGATGGAGCGGATCAATGTGGAGCATGTGTTCTTCCCGATTGTTGATGGGGGTAATATCATGCACATCTGGCTTGGTGAAGGTTCTCCCGATGCAAAGGGACTGAAAGACTTTACAATGCATCTTGCACGCAACACCCAGACCGGCTACTTTGCTTTTACAAAAGATATGACCGTCTGTATGAATGATTTCCATATGATGTCCGGGTTACAGGATTGTTGTGAGAATTGTAATTCAGATAATGTGGAGCACCTTTCCAGGGTAACCGGTTATATCCAGTCTGTAGGCGGATGGAATGCTGCCAAGAAACAAGAACTTGCGGACAGGATGAGATATGGCTCCCCGGACATGCGTTAA
- a CDS encoding anaerobic ribonucleoside-triphosphate reductase activating protein, translating into MAPRTCVKDFEVNFGDYVPLSTLDWPGKASVVFFLRDCPFRCPYCQNYSILNGYELVESSQIRQLMETSRPFVSSVVISGGEPLQQEKAVSGIAQMARDMGLLVGIHTNGVHTDVLEDLIENELVDGVFIDVKASLENAEDYGRMIGYGSYPAVTISPLDAVNNVQRSIKMAAENKLLQELRTTVLPGFMDKPEDIESIASSIVKCAGRDIPYFIQQGETEHSMDRNLRELSPLSRDELLSLGNAATPFLNNVCIRTGKNGTEKITSNQSVA; encoded by the coding sequence ATGGCTCCCCGGACATGCGTTAAAGATTTCGAGGTAAACTTTGGGGACTATGTTCCCCTTTCTACCCTCGATTGGCCGGGCAAGGCCTCAGTAGTTTTCTTTTTAAGGGACTGTCCTTTCAGGTGTCCCTACTGCCAGAACTATTCTATCTTGAATGGTTATGAGCTGGTCGAAAGTTCCCAGATCAGACAGTTGATGGAAACCTCCCGTCCGTTTGTAAGTTCTGTGGTAATCTCCGGTGGTGAACCCCTGCAACAGGAGAAGGCAGTTTCCGGAATCGCTCAAATGGCCAGGGATATGGGGCTTCTGGTCGGGATACATACCAATGGTGTACACACTGATGTTTTAGAAGACCTTATTGAAAATGAATTGGTTGATGGTGTTTTTATCGATGTCAAAGCCTCTCTTGAAAATGCCGAGGATTATGGCAGGATGATCGGCTATGGTTCCTATCCTGCTGTGACAATTTCCCCGTTAGATGCTGTGAATAATGTACAGCGTTCCATAAAAATGGCTGCAGAGAACAAACTCCTGCAGGAATTAAGGACAACCGTGCTGCCGGGCTTTATGGATAAACCCGAGGATATTGAATCAATTGCTTCTTCTATTGTAAAATGTGCTGGCAGGGATATTCCTTATTTTATCCAGCAGGGTGAAACGGAACATTCAATGGACAGGAACCTGAGGGAACTGTCTCCCTTGAGCCGGGATGAACTTTTATCCCTGGGTAATGCTGCAACTCCTTTCCTGAATAATGTCTGTATACGTACAGGCAAAAATGGTACTGAAAAAATAACTTCAAACCAATCTGTAGCTTAA
- the thiL gene encoding thiamine-phosphate kinase, giving the protein MMTAVLEFGGEYLVVTTDMLHQKTDFPDTMTPWQIGWMAAAVNFSDIAAMGGQPLGLLAAVGYPQNMSLEDAGEIARGMRDCAEFCGTSVIGGDVDSHEELTVTGTAMGRVSKEELLTRKGAKPGDLLCVTATLGGAGAALEAYLKNMNVDDDFMKPLLEPVPRIAEGRKLAKSGAVTSAMDTSDGLALSLYDLASVNKVGFVLKEESLPIDKRVFEIATSKKEALEMALYSGGDFELLVTVSKDKFKALQAESYLTVVGEVVDIDGAISLIGKDGANFAIDRKGYLHMGTSDQI; this is encoded by the coding sequence ATGATGACTGCAGTCCTTGAATTTGGCGGGGAGTACCTTGTGGTTACTACGGACATGTTGCACCAGAAGACCGACTTTCCCGATACAATGACTCCCTGGCAGATCGGCTGGATGGCTGCTGCGGTGAATTTCAGTGATATTGCTGCAATGGGCGGCCAGCCTCTGGGTTTGCTTGCAGCTGTGGGCTATCCCCAAAACATGTCTCTGGAAGACGCCGGGGAAATCGCCCGGGGAATGCGAGATTGTGCAGAATTCTGTGGCACTTCGGTAATCGGGGGAGATGTGGATTCCCATGAGGAACTTACTGTCACAGGAACTGCCATGGGCAGGGTTTCCAAAGAAGAACTTCTCACCCGCAAAGGCGCAAAACCGGGTGACCTGCTCTGTGTTACTGCCACCCTGGGAGGAGCCGGGGCAGCCCTGGAGGCCTATCTGAAAAATATGAATGTTGATGATGATTTCATGAAACCCCTGCTGGAACCGGTCCCCCGGATTGCCGAGGGCAGAAAGCTTGCAAAAAGCGGTGCTGTGACCTCTGCCATGGATACCAGCGACGGGCTGGCACTGTCGCTGTATGATCTTGCATCTGTTAATAAAGTGGGATTTGTCCTGAAGGAAGAATCCCTGCCAATAGACAAGCGTGTGTTTGAGATTGCTACAAGCAAGAAAGAAGCCCTGGAAATGGCACTGTATTCAGGCGGGGATTTCGAGTTATTGGTAACGGTTTCAAAGGATAAGTTCAAAGCGTTACAGGCCGAATCTTATTTAACTGTTGTAGGAGAAGTTGTTGACATTGATGGGGCTATTAGTTTGATTGGCAAAGATGGGGCAAACTTTGCTATTGATCGAAAAGGTTATTTACATATGGGAACATCTGATCAGATATGA
- a CDS encoding S-layer protein domain-containing protein, which yields MKTGFKILLIGFMIIGMGCGVAAAESAPNASVTNVSSDVDSATIDFNVNQSDASTRIAYGISNSLSSWSDWNYEDSNSRSIVLSELNDGTMYYYSVYAYNGTNDSFVYNTTISTFNTDSPTAPNASVTNVSSDVDSATIDFNVNQSDASTRIAYGISNSLSSWSDWNYEDSNSRSIVLSELNDRTMYYYSVYAYNGTNDSFVYNTTIATLNTTSPTAPNASVTNVSSDVDSATIDFNVNQSDASTRIAYGISNSLSSWSDWNYEDSNSRSIVLSELNDGTMYYYSVYAYNGTNDSFVYNTTIATLNTTSPTAPSISDISSSNIGGDRATINYVVNQSDAPTRIAYGTSSDLSSYEWSGWFNDSTVHNETISNLNGSTKYYYSIYAYNESNNSVFYNSSIESFTTISNWGDRIWDEKANQSNKYTWDGRSFSGFYYDLDTGDTSESMTITIDGRRIDDGDLVYTTKPIDKEFEFGSWGEYQIIGFMAERYFAGYSVNTSSDVTGDDVSLISDGVLSKVLIDTDDDESVYSGSSLTLEEGYSLNIKQVDVNGDSVWISLTKDGDEVDDAILSSDETYVYEKDLGGVDDVPVIAVHIDDVFSGTETNAVFIDGIFQISDDYVEVDRGDEFGEMEVTSLSSTEIKMENEDSISLDEGDIIDIMGKLKFIVADDNDVLRFAPFVDMSEPGTYELRGTIAEDEGFSWTPLNFEGFYYDIDEGLRSESLNVTNYNGRNIDAGDLIYKSTPVEVEFEYGPWGKYNVIGFMAEKYFAGYSGDTSDDITDDTISLMSSGQLSKVLIDDDDEKSVYTGSSLILEEGYALNIREIDVNGDRVMIQLTQDGDNIESAIVSSDDEYVYEKDVGDEDDVPIIVVHFNEIFSGTETSAVFVEGIFQISEDYLEVEDGDDFGVMTVDSTSGSIILENEDNIDLDEGDTIDIMGEIKFKVADDSSTVRYYPFVEVETKPYDSLDIDIEPTTVVEGDEITFTVTSRGAAIRDASILIHGDRVGITSDEGVFEYDADDAGKFTATAEKEGYVSSKGNFEVISPDDESKKISIEVSPEEVFEGTPITISVVKAIGSEPLEGAEVFFDGKSLGETDEDGTITYNPKEPGTHKIEAKVDGYLDAELNIKVNELAANFEFSNLRIDPLPATAGEEFTVMLDSINTGNAEGSYTVELSINDNVVDSQEITLGQNNSTTIEFTSTAGEPGTYLVKAGGLSTTMDVEEGTSIVWYVLGGLVLVLGGGAAYIFATGGTAKFAEIAESLRSRLGR from the coding sequence ATGAAAACCGGATTTAAGATTTTATTGATAGGATTTATGATTATTGGAATGGGTTGTGGAGTGGCAGCTGCAGAGTCGGCACCTAACGCTTCTGTAACTAACGTATCTTCTGATGTTGATAGTGCTACAATAGATTTCAATGTAAATCAGAGTGATGCTTCGACTCGCATTGCCTACGGTATTTCTAATTCCCTTTCCTCTTGGTCTGATTGGAATTATGAAGATTCTAATAGTCGCAGTATTGTTCTTTCAGAATTAAATGATGGGACCATGTATTATTACAGCGTTTATGCTTACAATGGTACTAATGATAGTTTTGTGTATAATACCACGATTTCTACATTTAACACAGATTCTCCAACTGCACCTAACGCTTCTGTAACTAACGTATCTTCTGATGTTGATAGTGCTACAATAGATTTCAATGTAAATCAGAGTGATGCTTCGACTCGCATTGCCTACGGTATTTCTAATTCCCTTTCCTCTTGGTCTGATTGGAATTATGAAGATTCTAATAGTCGCAGTATTGTTCTTTCAGAATTAAATGATAGGACCATGTATTATTACAGCGTTTATGCTTACAATGGTACTAATGATAGTTTTGTGTATAATACCACGATTGCTACGCTTAACACGACTTCTCCAACTGCACCTAACGCTTCTGTAACTAACGTATCTTCTGATGTTGATAGTGCTACAATAGATTTCAATGTAAATCAGAGTGATGCTTCGACTCGCATTGCCTACGGTATTTCTAATTCCCTTTCCTCTTGGTCTGATTGGAATTATGAAGATTCTAATAGTCGCAGTATTGTTCTTTCAGAATTAAATGATGGAACCATGTATTATTACAGCGTTTATGCTTACAATGGTACTAATGATAGTTTTGTGTATAATACCACGATTGCTACGCTTAACACGACTTCTCCAACTGCACCTTCAATTTCTGATATATCTTCATCTAATATTGGTGGTGACCGCGCTACGATAAATTATGTAGTTAATCAGAGTGATGCACCTACCAGAATTGCTTACGGTACTTCTTCTGATCTGTCTTCTTATGAATGGTCAGGTTGGTTTAATGATTCAACAGTTCACAACGAGACCATTTCAAATTTGAATGGATCTACGAAGTACTATTACAGCATTTATGCTTACAATGAAAGCAACAATAGTGTATTTTACAATTCATCTATAGAAAGTTTCACAACAATTTCTAATTGGGGAGACCGTATTTGGGATGAAAAAGCAAACCAGTCCAATAAATACACATGGGATGGTCGCAGTTTCTCCGGCTTCTACTATGATCTTGACACAGGTGACACATCCGAATCCATGACAATCACCATTGATGGTCGCAGAATAGATGATGGAGATCTTGTCTATACTACAAAACCCATCGACAAGGAGTTTGAATTTGGCTCCTGGGGAGAGTATCAGATAATCGGATTCATGGCAGAGAGATATTTTGCCGGCTATTCTGTAAATACTTCCAGCGATGTTACAGGTGATGATGTCAGTCTGATTTCTGACGGTGTCCTATCAAAGGTTTTGATAGATACAGACGATGATGAATCTGTCTACTCCGGATCATCTCTCACTCTTGAAGAAGGCTATTCTCTCAACATCAAACAGGTTGATGTGAATGGTGATAGTGTATGGATAAGTCTTACTAAAGATGGGGATGAGGTCGATGATGCAATTCTTTCCTCCGATGAAACCTATGTTTATGAAAAGGATCTTGGGGGAGTAGATGATGTTCCTGTAATTGCCGTACACATTGATGATGTATTCAGCGGTACTGAGACAAACGCTGTTTTCATAGATGGCATCTTCCAGATTTCAGATGACTATGTGGAAGTAGACAGAGGAGATGAATTTGGTGAAATGGAAGTAACGTCTCTTTCTTCTACTGAAATAAAGATGGAAAATGAAGACTCTATAAGTCTTGATGAAGGTGACATTATTGACATCATGGGCAAACTCAAATTCATAGTAGCAGACGATAATGATGTATTGAGATTTGCACCTTTTGTTGACATGTCCGAACCCGGCACCTATGAACTCAGGGGTACCATTGCTGAAGATGAAGGATTCAGCTGGACACCTCTTAATTTTGAAGGGTTCTATTATGATATCGATGAAGGATTAAGAAGTGAGTCTCTCAATGTGACTAATTATAATGGCCGGAATATAGACGCAGGCGATCTAATCTATAAATCCACTCCTGTAGAAGTCGAGTTTGAATATGGGCCATGGGGTAAATACAATGTGATAGGTTTCATGGCCGAGAAATACTTCGCCGGTTACTCTGGTGATACAAGTGATGACATCACAGATGATACTATAAGCCTCATGTCCAGCGGTCAGCTCTCTAAGGTCCTCATAGACGATGACGATGAAAAATCGGTTTATACAGGCTCTTCCCTGATTCTGGAAGAAGGTTATGCTCTCAACATCCGGGAAATTGATGTCAACGGTGACAGGGTAATGATTCAGCTGACTCAGGATGGCGACAATATTGAGTCAGCTATAGTATCTTCCGATGATGAATATGTCTATGAGAAAGATGTCGGTGATGAGGACGATGTACCAATAATTGTTGTTCATTTCAATGAAATATTCAGCGGTACCGAAACCAGTGCCGTATTCGTTGAAGGCATCTTCCAGATTTCTGAAGATTATCTGGAAGTTGAAGATGGAGATGACTTTGGAGTAATGACCGTTGATAGTACAAGTGGAAGCATTATCCTTGAAAACGAAGATAACATCGACCTTGATGAAGGTGACACCATAGACATCATGGGTGAGATCAAATTCAAGGTTGCCGATGACAGCAGTACTGTCCGTTATTACCCATTCGTTGAAGTGGAAACAAAACCCTATGACTCACTGGACATTGACATCGAACCAACCACAGTTGTCGAAGGTGATGAGATCACTTTCACAGTAACATCCCGTGGGGCTGCTATCAGGGACGCATCAATACTCATCCATGGTGACAGGGTCGGAATCACTTCAGATGAAGGTGTTTTCGAGTATGATGCTGATGATGCGGGTAAGTTTACTGCAACAGCTGAAAAGGAAGGTTATGTTTCATCAAAGGGCAATTTCGAAGTGATTTCCCCGGATGATGAGAGCAAAAAGATCAGTATCGAAGTTTCCCCGGAGGAAGTCTTTGAGGGTACACCGATAACAATCTCTGTGGTCAAGGCGATCGGCTCTGAACCACTGGAGGGTGCCGAGGTATTCTTTGATGGCAAATCCCTGGGTGAAACCGATGAGGATGGCACGATAACCTACAATCCCAAAGAGCCCGGTACACACAAGATCGAGGCCAAGGTTGATGGTTACCTTGATGCGGAATTGAATATCAAGGTCAATGAACTGGCAGCAAACTTCGAATTCAGTAACCTGAGGATTGATCCACTGCCTGCCACTGCCGGTGAGGAATTCACGGTGATGCTTGATTCGATCAACACAGGTAATGCAGAGGGTAGTTACACTGTCGAGTTATCGATCAACGACAATGTGGTCGACAGCCAGGAAATAACTCTCGGACAGAACAATTCCACAACCATTGAATTCACCTCTACTGCAGGTGAACCGGGTACCTATCTTGTAAAGGCAGGCGGCCTGTCAACAACCATGGATGTGGAAGAGGGAACCAGTATTGTATGGTATGTGCTTGGAGGCCTTGTCCTTGTACTTGGTGGAGGTGCAGCCTACATATTTGCCACAGGCGGAACTGCCAAATTCGCTGAGATCGCAGAATCCCTGCGTTCCAGGCTGGGCAGGTAA
- a CDS encoding helix-turn-helix domain-containing protein codes for MSIADKVIESAFESDEAFQHTLLKVIKEDLGLTAIEFSEHSSIPPSTLYKLMSGNREPNLRTMRQIVKTIKKLEGYEGGEFIAVIASRPVLDNIKETKRKIHGNLCTIREYAATSMEEAIIAAVRAEREGARALVCAPIVSPTVEKIIKIPVSTIMPRDSLLEAIENVARKMEME; via the coding sequence ATGAGTATTGCAGACAAAGTTATCGAATCAGCATTTGAATCCGATGAAGCGTTCCAGCATACTTTATTGAAGGTCATCAAGGAAGACCTGGGCCTTACAGCTATAGAATTTTCCGAGCATTCTTCCATTCCACCAAGTACCCTTTACAAACTTATGTCCGGCAACCGGGAACCCAATTTACGCACGATGCGCCAGATAGTGAAGACCATTAAGAAACTGGAAGGATACGAGGGCGGGGAATTCATAGCCGTTATAGCGTCCCGTCCGGTACTGGATAATATTAAAGAGACAAAAAGGAAAATTCATGGAAACCTGTGCACCATACGTGAATATGCGGCTACCTCCATGGAAGAAGCAATCATCGCAGCTGTGAGGGCTGAAAGGGAAGGAGCAAGGGCACTTGTTTGCGCACCTATCGTAAGCCCTACGGTAGAAAAAATTATCAAAATACCCGTATCAACCATTATGCCAAGGGATAGTCTTCTCGAGGCAATCGAGAATGTGGCACGAAAAATGGAAATGGAATAA